From the genome of Solanum lycopersicum chromosome 12, SLM_r2.1:
ATATGaaagccaaaatttacatcGAAAAGTCTTATTTGAAGGATAAATCACTCCATATCAAAGGCGACTCCATATTGAGGGTTCGAGGATGGAGACATATTACCTACCTATGGCAAAAAAAGCAATGTTGCCTGAGAGATTCGAAATCCTTCATATTAAAGTCAAATTTTACATCGAAAAGTCTTATTTGAAGTATAAATCGCTTCATATCGAAGGCGATTTCAAAAGCAATGTCGCCTGAGAGATTCGAAATCCTTCATATTACAGCGAAAAGTTGTATTTGAAGAATAAATCGCTTCATATCAAAGGCGATTCCATATCGAGGGTTCGAGGATGGAGAAATATTACCCTACCCTATGGCGAAAAAAGCAACGTCGCCTGAGAGATTCGAACTCTCGCGGGGAAACCCCATGTACTTAGCAGGCACACGCCTTAACCACTCGGCCAAAGCGACAAGttgttaaataattaagtaaaaatatataagaatgttggctaatttttccattttttaaaataaaagaaattcttGGAGGCTAGTGAGAAGTCATATACATATTTTACCGACAATTTTTTATTGGGTAGACCGAAAACCGAACGATAACGATTTAAAATCGAtatcttattgatttattattgaattagcatatttaaaaattgataaaccGAATCGATAACGACCAAAAACtgataaaaaatatcttattgatttgttatttagttagcatatttaaaaattgataaaccGAATCGATAACgaccaaaaatcaataaaagtatcttattgatttgttattgagttaacatatttaaaaaccgaaaatacataaaatcaaaACGAACCAATCGATGCGTAACCTACATGTCAACATAAAATTGTTTACTGTTTAATACTACACGTGTTAAATTTGCTCTCTTTTTTTCCGCAgctattttttcttcttgattcttaattttcagcattttttttattttcctcacGTGCAACTTCTAACTCTCTTATCTTCTCATGTTGAATTATGcaattttcataattcaatttcCTATTGTGAGCCTTCATATTTGTAAATTGGTTCTTAAATAACATTAAGAAATGACcctttaaattcaaattttaattctgAAATTGATTTTCACTTTAAAGTGATGAATGACTTTCCATATCATAACTTTTTCAAGTTCTTCCATTATGAGATTTATGATTACGATAAAAAGCAATATTAATGTACTCACTTATCaagaaaatgataatttaattattaaagggCTTAAAGAACTTCAGATTCTACcattatgtaattaaaatatttatattcaatcaaattttgatttagCAGAGGAgcaaaatgataattcaacttttcacTTTAGATGATTAACTATAGAATCCATGGATATGTACATAAGGCTTCATTGACCTAATTGTTTCAATAAACTTGATTACATTAATTCTACATATGAACATATTGAGAAATGTCTGATGCAACTTGGGAAATCCAATTAGCTGTAGTTCCAAAGAAGAGTTCCCAAAACCAAAGATCCAATGCAAGAACAGAAGAGAAAATTAGCAGAGCTAAAGTCTGATATCGATTTAGAGGCCAACCTGAGACTTCTGCCATTTGTTTCAACAAAGGAAGTGAATTGGTTGTTAGGTTGCGGTTCGTGATGGACCAGGCAGTTATCCACTGTACTTCAGAAGGGACAAGGTCAAACTCTTCTCGTAGCCTACGTCCCAAATCTggcatgtgaccgccaccataaAGGATAGCTATCTTATTATGACCCTCGTTGATAGCTCTTTGAAGTGCTTCTAATGCAGCTTTGTTTCTCTCGCCGATGATAACAGATTCCGCCTCTACATCAGCTGTGACCTGTGTGAATCTACATGAATAATGGGAAGACGTAACTACCTTTGAAAATGAAGAGAGGGAGTACCCAGCATGAAGAAAAGAAGCATTGATTTTAAATGTAGAcaagaaacaataaataattgTAAGCATCACagacaataaataaaaaatagccTTGAGCAAAGGCGATTATCTGGAAAGTTATCCTTTCCGTCGATGCAAAAACCTATAGACTGTAGGATCTGAGTTTGCATTCATGAATTACATGTGATATGGAGGGAGGAGGGTGTTCGTTAAAGAGTCCCATTGCATCTCCTTTTTGCATTTTTTCATGGAGGTGTGCTTTCTTTATGTCATTTCTTATTCTCATCGGgtaaagaagagagaaaagtaaaaatattccAGAGAGCTGCAActcaaaactcacattttgaCTGCCCAAAATAAACTTACTCGGATGTTAGTCGCTTTGCCAGGAAGACCTTCATTGCAGCACCAAAATCAAGTCTAGATAAGGCTTCTAGTTCAGGATATTCAGATGGTTGGCTTTTCACATCTGTACAAACACCTCCAATGATAAGAAGTCCAACAAGAGGCATCGGCAGCACCCGAGAAGCCCATAGAAGTTTGGATCTCCAAGGGTCAAGATCATCTGGGATTGTAGGTTGCACAAGTGCTTTTGTTGATCTAAGTGTCATATCTCTGGCAAATGTGAACAAGCTCTCGCCTCTTTCAGTCTGAAAGGATTATACATAACATGGTGAGATCATTCGATTGTATGGACAGAGAATTAATCTATACTTGCACTAGAGAAAACTGACAAAAGAAGAATGGCACGTTAAAACTAGAAGTGTTGGTCTGacatacaaaattacaaatactAATATTCATGCACGCACCATACGTAAATACGTATAAATCAACTTTCAATCCGTACCACAGAAATACACATAAATCAAGTGTCATGTGCTCAAATGGACATGAAATGAACCAAGTGAAGTGAGAAGGAGGCTACAAGTGTATTAACATCCTGAATAATCAGCAATTCATTTAACAAGTAATGGACTTGGCAGCAAAGTTATCTCATAGAGTACCTGGAGTAACTTGAAGGTCTCAAAATCAAGATCCGCATGGTACCAATTTTCACCCTCATAATCAAGACAATCTAGTTGGAAATCAAGCGTCAGAAATCTTGCCATCTGCCGTTGGATGAAGCCTATAATATTAAATCCCTTTGATCTTGAACTTTTTagtttctttctaaaaatagaACTTTTTCTACTGTCTAAACTTTCTCTGCTGGCTACCATCTCATAGAGAATGCAATCATATGGTTCAAGTTCCTTTTGTAGGGCGGTGAAGTACCTGCAAATACAATATCAATCCAAGTTCAACTGTTCTGTCAGACAAGATCAGAAAAGAATGATACAGACATAGCAGGTTAGAAAGATGTTTCCCATTGACCATACTTGACATCAGTTCCCATTGACCATACTTGACATCAGGATACACATCAAGATATCAGATAAAACATTATGGAACATAAATTGAATAACCATGATAACAAGACAGAATCAAGATAGAAGCTATGGTGTAGATAAGCAATCAGACTCTATACAAAAACTGATTCATAAAGGTATgggataattatttaattatcggAACAATGATTACTTCTATCAAATCCTTCTGACGAACAGACAGGTCATAGATTACCCCAAAGTTGAATGTACTGTTATCTTTTGATATGGTTAAGCAACCGACCTTGGGTGTAAAAACAGTGGTAGGATACAAAGAAGTTTCATACAACCATGGGTTTACACCAGGGATTTGCATAAAGTATGTAGTAGTATGCCCTAACTACAGAATACAGTCAGTGTGTAAGCTTGTGCAGACTATGTACCAATGGAATGCAATTACCACATTGACATAGATACGATACATTACCATTTGAGAGTCGCAACAAAAAGGTGCAGCTTTATCCAATCAATTACTTTTCACTCATGCAAATTGAATTATACAGCCCTATAAACTAGCTGTTTATCGTATACATTTCTAATTCCTCACATATGTCTAATGTGTCAACCTTTACAAAAAGTTGCAATTTTGTTTGGCGTTTCACATAAATGATAAAACATAGATGCTACCATGTTCAAGGGCAAATCGTCACAAGAAAAGATCATCTTAACGTCTTTAACTAATTGATGATGAATTCATAATCAATCAATCTACATCTCCATAATCAAGCTAAAAACAGAAATAATCTCACTTCCTATCAACATACATGAAGCTCCATAACATTTTTCTGGATTCTGAGAGATTGAACTTACTCTTTATCAGCAATGTGTATTGTCGACACCAAATCAACCTACACAGTCAAAATTTCGCAATCACAATCAAACTTCAGAATTTGAATTCACAAAATGTAGCCAAATATTGAATCATTTCTGTAATAAGGCTCGCATCTAAGTTCAATGTAAACCGCGTGCGTTTACATAGCCAGCTCCTCAAACTTGTTAGGATATTCCATTTTAATATTCAACTAAGCCTTGTTCCTATTAAACACCTCACTACTAGTAAAGTGTTCCAATTAGACACTTCCAATTCAACTTTTAACGCGAGTTTCCATTCGTCTATTAGATAGTTAAACTAACCACATAAAATACATTATCTCCTATAGACGAATGTATGTGTTTCGagaaatgacatgttttatACGGTTAACTTAACTAGTAGACTAATGAGAACACACAAAAAAAGGAATTCTAAAATTTGAGCCTAAACTGTCTAATTGGAAACACTCTTAGTTCAAGCGTTCAAATGGAGTATGCTTAGTATAATACACACAAACTATGAAAAATTCCGGCGGGTTCAGTGAGAGAAATTTGAACCTGGAGAAAAGGTTGAAGAAGAGACCAAGGGAACTTCTTCCGGTAAGTAACGACGGCGGTTTGCAATTCAGCTGTGCTAACGCTATCATCAGAGGTGGTTCCTTTTCTGAACCTCATAAAATCAGCAATCGAATTATTCTGCAGGAATTGCTCCGGTGAGTCATTGTTGTTATTATCTATCAATACCTGCCTCGAGAAGACGTTGAGCTTCGGAAAACGAGGAATTCGCCGGAAGGAAAACGACGGGGAAGGTGAATCGGAGTTGAAATTCGAAGGAATTGAAGATGGAGATGTTGAagagagtagagagagagagcgaTGAACCATAGCTCTTCTCTTTTAGAGAGAGGAAGAGAGAAGAGGATATGGTGAAGAGCAATGGAGTgatgaaaaaattgttaaaagagTGAGAAAAAATCTGTCGCTCTTCGTGGTGGCTAATTTAGCACGCAAAGTGGTagcttatttaattttttaatcgaAAAATGGTGGTAAGAAATCACgttattttaagataaaattacaATCTATTCCTTTAAAAATATCTCTCAAAAcggatacaataatataagcattgatacattaatttaacGTGCAAGATACTCCAATCTGATGCACGAGATATACTAAACTGATGCGCCagattttatacatgatacacttaTCTGATGTGcaagatacattaatttaatgcgcaaaatacactaatctgatgcacgaggtacattttatacatgatacattaatctgatgcgcgaaATACACTAACTTGATGCGCGATAATCTGATGCGCGAAAATGAgggattttgaaaatttgtaaaacttatatcggataatgataataagtaaACTAAAAGGTGGAATTTCCATAGCTAATccttgaaaaataatatatacatagtaaaaatttatatagtcGATGTCAACTTGCTTAGAATTAATGCATTAGTAAAGTGTTCTCTCACTAAGAACAATTCTCCGTATATGTGACAAAAATATTTAGAGAATCAACACCCAGTAGTTCGAAGAGAGTGGTTTATAGGAAGACCCTTATCCCTACCTTCTGAAGATAGAAAAACTGTTTTCAATAGAGAGTCAGAGAatcaatataacaaaaaaattgacaaaatggaGTACTAGAAGGAACCCCAAAAACTACACAACTTCTTAAATATTACAAAGATAACAATTTTTCTGTAGCAGTTCAATACAACAATTTTCATCCAACCTATaacaaacaacatgaagaaTATCCCaagtataagaaataatttaaatagataTGTAAAATTGCAAGAATGAATGCAATGAACTAACTAATACAAAGGTTGCAATATGTGAAAAAATAAGAGAGAAATTCATGAGGAAATAATCCATGGAGAACAGACAGACCTGCAAGCCTGCAATAATCTACCTCTAGCTAATATCCGTTCCAAGGTCGGATATATGAGAATCTCTATAACTTTCTTCCCGGATTATAACATATAACTTCTGTGGCAACTCGTTGTTCCACACTCCATTTGGTTCGGAGAGAAGTCAGGAGGACTAAGCTACTCTTGTTTGTGATAACAATTGAAGGCCAGCTTTTAAATCCTCTGGAGTAATCGTTAGTAGTTCGTCTGAGTCTATACAGTCAAAACTGAGTCTCAGGTCCAAATTCTCTCTTGCGTTAACTAGCAATGGATCGACCAGACCTCCATTCATCTCCTTGCGCTGTTTTTCAGTGGTTTCTTCCTTGATAAGTGCAGCAACAGCATCAACGCTGCATGAAGGATGCAACTTGAATCCGTAGAGCAAACTACAATCAGCTTGATTGGTCATTTTAAGATGAAGAATTGTGGCAAGGTCTTCAGAGCTAAAGTTGTCAAAATGGAAAAACTTTGTTACTCTTCTACAGAAACCTTCATTAGAAGTGATAACACGCTTCATTGGTTCACTGTAACCTGCAAAAATTACTACAATTTTCCCGCTGTCCATAACAGACATTATCTCTTCTAGTGCTTCCAAACCATAGTCCTTGTCATCCGACTTCTGCATAGGTATTAATCGATAGGCTTCATCAACAAAAAGAATCCCCCCTTCAGCTTCTTGGATCTGCATATTTGCCCAAGACTTGGTGagctaaaagataaaatatttatgggAAATGTGCAAAAATTTCGAGAGTCATGGAAAACTTACCTTTCTCCTTGTCTTTGGCCCTGTATGACCAACAAATTCACCAACCATATCGGTTCTCTGCACCTCTGTCACCTTGTTGGTGGGAAGGATCCCCACCATATGAAGCAATTTTCCAAGAATTCGAGCAACCATAGTTTTTCCTGTAATTGTAccatcacaaaatcttataaatCAACCTAGAAGATATTCATCAAACACACAAGTTTGCAAGGAAGACACCAAAAAGTAAAAGGTGTAACACATCCTACATTCAACAGTATCCCTGACGTAACCAGGAGCTACAAGGTATGCTCTTTATTTCTGTAAGATTTTCACCTCATCTTTTTGCTTCTCGTTAAAACTATGGAAGTATTTTACAGAGAGCAGACAAGGAAGGAATTCCATTAGTAATTGGCCCCCACCCTTTCAATAAATAGACCAGGTGAAACATTGTACGATGCCATATTGGAAACAAATAGTTAAAATTCTGTTGATTGATGATACAACATATCACTAAAGATGCTTTCGTCATAAATTGTAATGTAGACTTGATTACCTGTACCAGGGTTACCAAGGAAAGCCATATGGGGTGGTCTTCTTGCACCGACTTTAAGCCCCAGGGCCTTACGCCTCTCATCCAAGAGCATCCCCTTTGCCCATTTGCGGAGTTGCAGTTTAAGTTCATCTAGCCCCACTATTTTAGATAATTCGCTTTCTAGTTCATCCATTTTAGCTTTGGTCTGGCTACATGCTTCAATGGCTTTACGTTTTCTTTGTTCATCAAGATACTGGTGGAGAAGTTCACGCAACTTTTCATTTCCAGGGCCTTGAGAGAGATGATGTATAGGAGTCTTTCCCTCCTGCACttcatatatttcataattaGCACAGACTAGAAAAGGAACAGGATGTTTTTAATAAATGGAATCTATCGTACATCATCTTCAGCACTACAATCTGCGTTATACTCCAACAATGTCTTTACTGTTGAATAGTCTTCGGCTCGTAATGAGTGCCAAACAGCAAGGTGCAGCGGAGTCATCCCATTCTGCAAAAAGCcacatgaaaatgaaaattagaaCAAAGCGAGAAGCACGTGTTCATGGTTCAATCACAACTGAAGCAGTAAACACACACATTGGCTCTGGCTTCAACAAGAGCACCATGAGCAAGAAGCATCTTTGCTGTTTCATTACAACCATTCTTGGCTGCCATGTGCAATGGTGTCTCTCCATACTGCAATGCACAGAATATTAACCCCAGAAAGAAGAAAGCAAGAAGTTACAAGAGTGACCAAGTCCAGTCAGCTCCAAAAGAAAATGCAACTGTAATTCGTAGATTTCTTCACGTACCATGTTCTTGGCTTCCAGCTCCACTTTCTCTGGGCCCGGCCAACTGAGCAAAAACTTGAGTATTTCGACATTGTTGTAACCAGTAGCAACATGAAGAGGCGTCTGCACCATCTGCATCCAGAAAAATAGCaaacaatataaagaaaatgctTTTCACAATCAATCATCTAGTCTAGCTTCTACAAGACGATAAACATGATCAGTAGCCAACTGTTTCAAACTTCTACCAAACTACCAGTACCCTGTTTCATTCTCTCCCCTCTAGGAACTTCCAAAAGACACATAAAAGCAAGAAAGATCAAAGAAATCATAATCCCAGCGACTATTTATACTAGCTCAAATTTAGCTCCATATCAAAGTAAAACATCAACATCTTGAAACAATAAAGGGCAGGCCATAACTCCAAATAAGAAGATATATATCAGCATTTGACCATGATGTTCCATACCTGCAGTCACAAACTTCACCAGCATATTACAATTAACACTATTAAATTGGCAACCAGATAACCATTCAGCTAAGCGCCATTCCACCCATTTACCAAATCAACTGTGTTATTATGTATAAAATGCCACGTTTTGATTTTCAATAAAACATACAAGCAAAAAGAAAAGCTTTTTTAAATCCAATAACCAATATAGATGTTTGACACGGGCAAACTGATTTTGTCTATGACTGTGCTTATGAGGATGATAAGGATATCTTATGCATCTTCCTCTTTTCTTATAACCAATAAAGTGGAAGATGCATAAGGATATTCTCATTGTTCAAATGCTTTTAAGCTTATTTTGGTATCTAACCTCTATTTATTCATTGTTGTCACTATTAATCTTGCCCCAAATGGTCCGAGGTTTCGAGTTCCCAATTGCATGCATAAAGCATAACTAGAGGATTTCAAGAACATACTCTTGATATTCAACTGGAATTTCTTCAAACGACACGGTATTCATAATTGCATTATCCTATAATTAAGGGGTTCTTTAATACACAATTCCATTGTACAAAATTGGCTTTTTTTAAGACACATTTCTTTATCCTAACATCATTACATACATAAAGCCTAAAAACATTCTTTTTCCTATAATCCTCATGTTCAGGCCATCTTCCGCACCTCGATGTTAGTTACAGGCAGATTCAGGATTTAAAGTCTATGGGATCCTCTACGCGACCCAAAATTAACATACGATTTAATAACCAGattcaaaatcaaatctttATAAACATTTCATGATCTTTTAACACATAAACAGGGTATGTGCAAAAGCTACTTCATTCACTCTGTCCACCAAAGCTCAAACAGATAACAACAAAAGAACCCATCTTTATGATCCAATGCATAAAAACAACCCCTTCTATGAAAAATGCTAAAGCCAACAAAGATTTGCATACATATAAACAAAACATTAGAACTAATACATAAAGCCAAAGAGAGCAAGATAGAGATCTCACAACAGGGTTACGTTCATTAAGAAGAAAA
Proteins encoded in this window:
- the LOC101249241 gene encoding uncharacterized protein; its protein translation is MVHRSLSLLSSTSPSSIPSNFNSDSPSPSFSFRRIPRFPKLNVFSRQVLIDNNNNDSPEQFLQNNSIADFMRFRKGTTSDDSVSTAELQTAVVTYRKKFPWSLLQPFLQVDLVSTIHIADKEYFTALQKELEPYDCILYEMVASRESLDSRKSSIFRKKLKSSRSKGFNIIGFIQRQMARFLTLDFQLDCLDYEGENWYHADLDFETFKLLQTERGESLFTFARDMTLRSTKALVQPTIPDDLDPWRSKLLWASRVLPMPLVGLLIIGGVCTDVKSQPSEYPELEALSRLDFGAAMKVFLAKRLTSEFTQVTADVEAESVIIGERNKAALEALQRAINEGHNKIAILYGGGHMPDLGRRLREEFDLVPSEVQWITAWSITNRNLTTNSLPLLKQMAEVSGWPLNRYQTLALLIFSSVLALDLWFWELFFGTTANWISQVASDISQYVHM
- the LOC101249527 gene encoding protein CfxQ homolog isoform X1 → MQRTRDQRSRSSRPITIHGLAQSGDVVAFKKLLNDNPFLLNERNPVMVQTPLHVATGYNNVEILKFLLSWPGPEKVELEAKNMYGETPLHMAAKNGCNETAKMLLAHGALVEARANNGMTPLHLAVWHSLRAEDYSTVKTLLEYNADCSAEDDEGKTPIHHLSQGPGNEKLRELLHQYLDEQRKRKAIEACSQTKAKMDELESELSKIVGLDELKLQLRKWAKGMLLDERRKALGLKVGARRPPHMAFLGNPGTGKTMVARILGKLLHMVGILPTNKVTEVQRTDMVGEFVGHTGPKTRRKIQEAEGGILFVDEAYRLIPMQKSDDKDYGLEALEEIMSVMDSGKIVVIFAGYSEPMKRVITSNEGFCRRVTKFFHFDNFSSEDLATILHLKMTNQADCSLLYGFKLHPSCSVDAVAALIKEETTEKQRKEMNGGLVDPLLVNARENLDLRLSFDCIDSDELLTITPEDLKAGLQLLSQTRVA
- the LOC101249527 gene encoding protein CfxQ homolog isoform X2; translation: MQRTRDQRSRSSRPITIHGLAQSGDVVAFKKLLNDNPFLLNERNPVMVQTPLHVATGYNNVEILKFLLSWPGPEKVELEAKNMNGMTPLHLAVWHSLRAEDYSTVKTLLEYNADCSAEDDEGKTPIHHLSQGPGNEKLRELLHQYLDEQRKRKAIEACSQTKAKMDELESELSKIVGLDELKLQLRKWAKGMLLDERRKALGLKVGARRPPHMAFLGNPGTGKTMVARILGKLLHMVGILPTNKVTEVQRTDMVGEFVGHTGPKTRRKIQEAEGGILFVDEAYRLIPMQKSDDKDYGLEALEEIMSVMDSGKIVVIFAGYSEPMKRVITSNEGFCRRVTKFFHFDNFSSEDLATILHLKMTNQADCSLLYGFKLHPSCSVDAVAALIKEETTEKQRKEMNGGLVDPLLVNARENLDLRLSFDCIDSDELLTITPEDLKAGLQLLSQTRVA